GTACAACCATGTAGCTCTAAACAAATACTATTTTGCAACTACACCGAAAATTAACATGGAAACATGATTTACAAGTTTTAGAAGCACTTGTTCGGTATGATGAgttgttgttgctgtttttTTCCTAGTATTTTAACTATATGTACATcctatgtttttgttttaggtATTGTGTCAATGGCCAATAATGgaagaaacaaaaatatgtgtCAGTTTTTCATAATTGCGGACAAAATAGAATGGCTGGATGGAAAGCATGTTGCATTCGGGATCGTTAAAAAAGGATTTGATATTTTAGACAAGATGTTTGAATTAGGTCAGACTAACGGTATAGCTAAAAAACCCATCCAGGTGGTTGATTGCGGAGAAGTGCTTGACGAGGAGGGTGAGCGAAGACTAAAACAGTATATTATAGATGACAAAATTCTCGATGAGAAGATCAGGAGAGAAGATGAAATTCGAATGCGGGAAATTCGAATGAAAAAAGAAGCTGATGAACGAGCGCTCATTAGAATCCAGCAGGCAAAACGGGACAAAGAAAAAGAGGAGCGGGAAGCGAAAGAACGCGCTGAACGAGAAAAGAAAGAGTCAAAAGATGGCATGGCATCAACAGAAGATTCTTCTGTAGAGAAAGAGGCAACATCTGTTGAGAAGGATGACGAGGAATCAACATCAAAAGAAGGAACAGCATCAACAGTGAAGGCTGAAGGGACATCAACACCAAAGGAAAGAGAAATATTAACAGCGAAGGATGGAGAGGCTTCTGCAGGAGAGAAAGGTGAAACATCAACCGAAGCTGTGCCACCTCCAAAGGAGCAGCTTGCACAGGATATCACAGCCGAAGAAAGCGAAACCCTCACACAATCTGCAGAGCTAACTGACCCAACAACAAAAGAATCTGAAGCCCCCAAAGAATAACCTGATGACTGAGAAGTCAAGATTCT
The genomic region above belongs to Watersipora subatra chromosome 1, tzWatSuba1.1, whole genome shotgun sequence and contains:
- the LOC137385971 gene encoding uncharacterized protein isoform X1, with the translated sequence MPTFMEGKNPDVWFDITIDGVPEGRMVFKLFYDIVPRTAENFRYFCEQKSLRERYSYKGTKFRVIPNFICQGGDFSRLNPFGSKSKYGYFFEDENFTVKHDRRGIVSMANNGRNKNMCQFFIIADKIEWLDGKHVAFGIVKKGFDILDKMFELGQTNGIAKKPIQVVDCGEVLDEEGERRLKQYIIDDKILDEKIRREDEIRMREIRMKKEADERALIRIQQAKRDKEKEEREAKERAEREKKESKDGMASTEDSSVEKEATSVEKDDEESTSKEGTASTVKAEGTSTPKEREILTAKDGEASAGEKGETSTEAVPPPKEQLAQDITAEESETLTQSAELTDPTTKESEAPKE
- the LOC137385971 gene encoding uncharacterized protein isoform X2; the protein is MFGLISPLTVYLKLFYDIVPRTAENFRYFCEQKSLRERYSYKGTKFRVIPNFICQGGDFSRLNPFGSKSKYGYFFEDENFTVKHDRRGIVSMANNGRNKNMCQFFIIADKIEWLDGKHVAFGIVKKGFDILDKMFELGQTNGIAKKPIQVVDCGEVLDEEGERRLKQYIIDDKILDEKIRREDEIRMREIRMKKEADERALIRIQQAKRDKEKEEREAKERAEREKKESKDGMASTEDSSVEKEATSVEKDDEESTSKEGTASTVKAEGTSTPKEREILTAKDGEASAGEKGETSTEAVPPPKEQLAQDITAEESETLTQSAELTDPTTKESEAPKE